AATGACCATGATAATATTAAATGCTTTTTAATTAGGCGTTGTTAGTAAATTATACTGGCTCGTACAGAAAAAATAAAAACAACGGTAGTGCGTTTGCTAGCTTTTAATGCTAGCTTGATTGATATTACAATCTTAAAAATATGATGAAATTCGTTTTTATTATTGTTCAATTGTATTGGATGCGAATTGGCTTCAATGCTCTCTACTAATAAGCTAAATCAAGAAAAGATATACTTTAGGTATTTTATCACTTAAGACAACTAGGTACATATAATGAAAAAACAACCAGCACAGTGGTTACTCAGCGTAGCGTCAGTTGGCGTCGCGGGTCTTATTTTGACGCAAAGCTATGGCACAGCAGTGGCAAACACTGATATCACAGGCTTTGCCCAAACTCCTGAACAGAAAATTACAACTAGACAAGTCGCTGCACTACTAGATCGCAGTCATTATCTGAACCAGCCGCTTGATAGCAAGATGGGCAGTGAAATTTTATCTATGTATATTGATAATCTTGATCCCAACCATACGTTGTTTTTGCAGTCTGATGTTGATGAATTTAAAGAAAAATATGCTAGTGAATTTGGTAATCGGCTCAAGCGTGGTGATTTATCTGCCGGCGTAGATATCTTTGAACGCTATCGCAAACGCTCAAATGAGTATTTTGAGATGGCCACAAGAATGCTCAAAACCGACCTTGATTTGACCAGTGATGAAACCATTATTCTCGACCGTGAAAAGCTTAGTCATTTTAAAACCAAAAAAGACCAACGCGATTATTGGGCGCGTCAGCTAAAATTCCAGTTGATGAGTATTACGTTGGGTCAAGAAAGCGAAAAAGGTAAAGAGCAAATATTCTTAGATAATCCAGATATTACGCGTGGTCAAGATTTAGTTCGTGATGATCAGCGTACGCCAAGCGAGATTTTACTGAACCGCTTGTCACGTCAGCAAGGGCAGATGAAACGTCTTAAAGATAACGAAATCATGGAAACGGTACTAAATACCGCTATGCTTACCTATGATCCACATAGTAATTATTATGCACCCATTCAAGCAACCGAACTACAGATTCAATCGAGCTTGCAGTTAGAAGGCATCGGTGTTTCTATTCGTCCAGATCGCAAAAATCCAGACTATACGCGTATCGTTACTTTAGTCGATGGCGGACCTGCAGCCAAAACTGGGCAAATAAAGCCTAACGATTTGATTGTTGGTATTGCTGAAGATGGCAAGACCATGACCGATGTGGTCGGCTGGTCGACACGTGAGATTGTAGGCTTGATTCGCGGTAAGCGTGGAACGTCAGTAACGCTCAAGTTGCGTCAACCTAGTGCGCCGGAGGCAAGCGCCCGTACCGTCACTGTGGTTCGCGATATTATTCAGCAAGAAGAATCGGGCGTAACCCAGCGTGTCGTAGAAGTACAGCGTCCTAATATTGATGCGACACCAAAACGTATTGGTGTGCTTGAAATACCAAGTTTTTATCTAAATTATCGTGCCCGTCGTAATGGTGAAGATTATCGCAGTGTCAGTGTCGATACTGAAAAGGCTTTAAAAGAATTAAACAAAGAAAATATCGATGGCCTCGTAGTCGACCTACGTAATAACCCTGGCGGCTCATTGGATGAAGTTGCGAAGATGTTAGGGCTATTTATTAAGAGTGGGCCATTAGTACAGATTCGTGATAACCGTGGCAATATTCAAGTGTATCGCGATGACGATGGCGGCAAACAGCTATATGATGGCAAGATAGTTGTCCTTACTAACTTAGCCTCGGCTTCTGCTAGTGAGATATTTGCCGCAGCGATTCAAGATTATGG
The nucleotide sequence above comes from Psychrobacter sp. P2G3. Encoded proteins:
- a CDS encoding carboxy terminal-processing peptidase encodes the protein MKKQPAQWLLSVASVGVAGLILTQSYGTAVANTDITGFAQTPEQKITTRQVAALLDRSHYLNQPLDSKMGSEILSMYIDNLDPNHTLFLQSDVDEFKEKYASEFGNRLKRGDLSAGVDIFERYRKRSNEYFEMATRMLKTDLDLTSDETIILDREKLSHFKTKKDQRDYWARQLKFQLMSITLGQESEKGKEQIFLDNPDITRGQDLVRDDQRTPSEILLNRLSRQQGQMKRLKDNEIMETVLNTAMLTYDPHSNYYAPIQATELQIQSSLQLEGIGVSIRPDRKNPDYTRIVTLVDGGPAAKTGQIKPNDLIVGIAEDGKTMTDVVGWSTREIVGLIRGKRGTSVTLKLRQPSAPEASARTVTVVRDIIQQEESGVTQRVVEVQRPNIDATPKRIGVLEIPSFYLNYRARRNGEDYRSVSVDTEKALKELNKENIDGLVVDLRNNPGGSLDEVAKMLGLFIKSGPLVQIRDNRGNIQVYRDDDGGKQLYDGKIVVLTNLASASASEIFAAAIQDYGRGLVVGSTTTGKGSAQIQLDNLALGSATLTQRKFYRITGGSTQNKGVVPDIELVNIYDDATFGERAQKKALPWDTIRTAAYKPEGKFSSNTLATLNQQSKIRQQQNPQFVYLSTLNDIRDMEDEKKPIELDIDSRRAKMRLIEERSLQAENKRLKATGERPYANWNTYQAAMDAKFEERSQMKADKRPQLPEDEAFINEAAYLMLSADPKLTASPEEKLETAIKP